One part of the Halanaerobiales bacterium genome encodes these proteins:
- a CDS encoding YccF domain-containing protein produces MSLIGNIIWIIFGGFIEAIGWLLAGIIWSITIIGLPVGKQCFKMAKLQLAPFGKEVVDEGTSSLGMIANIIWIIFFGWEIALANLISALFFTITIIGIPFAKQNLKLAKVSLMPFGKEVKKIR; encoded by the coding sequence ATGAGTTTAATAGGTAATATAATCTGGATTATTTTTGGTGGATTTATAGAGGCAATTGGCTGGCTGCTTGCAGGAATAATCTGGTCAATTACAATTATAGGTTTGCCAGTAGGAAAACAGTGTTTTAAAATGGCTAAATTACAATTGGCCCCTTTTGGTAAAGAAGTTGTAGATGAAGGAACATCTTCTCTGGGGATGATAGCAAATATTATTTGGATCATATTTTTTGGCTGGGAGATAGCATTAGCAAATCTAATTTCAGCATTATTTTTTACAATAACAATTATTGGTATTCCATTTGCCAAACAAAATTTAAAACTTGCCAAAGTTTCTTTAATGCCTTTTGGTAAAGAGGTAAAAAAGATTAGATAG
- a CDS encoding glycine betaine ABC transporter substrate-binding protein: protein MKKLLTILAISAILISSFSLFATAQNSDNVITLGDSNWPGLRGKNAIVNYILENIGYKVERTSATDPMLRQGIINGDIDIYLGTWMPSLQKARTQNQDKQHLVTKNMHNGLLGMAVPKYVAEQGVTSLEDLQEHADKFDKKLYVGPAGWVYDGKIREAQKDNIYNLEDWELVSSNPAALWTELEQAIENEEWIVWAAWQPHWMNTVYDMVYLEDPETIFGNKYSWVETLTRKGFPEEHPQVTTFLKNFIIKSETQSLLSYQIGEKEKDADEFAKKWVKDNIYRVSTFLALVEAPNGEPAIDVLRENIGLEK, encoded by the coding sequence ATGAAAAAATTATTAACTATTTTAGCAATTTCCGCAATACTTATAAGTTCATTTTCACTATTTGCTACAGCTCAAAATTCTGATAATGTAATAACTTTAGGAGACTCAAATTGGCCTGGATTAAGAGGTAAAAATGCAATAGTTAATTATATTTTAGAAAATATAGGTTATAAAGTTGAAAGGACTTCTGCTACAGACCCTATGCTTCGTCAGGGAATAATTAATGGAGATATAGATATTTATCTTGGTACCTGGATGCCTTCTTTACAGAAAGCCAGAACTCAAAATCAAGATAAACAACATCTTGTTACTAAAAATATGCATAATGGTCTTTTAGGAATGGCAGTCCCCAAATATGTTGCTGAACAGGGGGTAACCAGTTTAGAAGATCTTCAGGAACATGCTGATAAATTTGATAAAAAATTATACGTAGGCCCTGCCGGCTGGGTTTATGATGGAAAAATAAGAGAAGCTCAAAAAGACAATATTTACAATTTAGAAGATTGGGAATTAGTAAGTAGTAACCCTGCTGCTCTCTGGACTGAATTAGAACAGGCTATAGAAAATGAAGAATGGATTGTCTGGGCAGCCTGGCAACCACACTGGATGAATACAGTTTATGATATGGTGTATTTAGAAGATCCAGAAACTATTTTTGGCAATAAATACTCCTGGGTTGAAACATTGACCAGAAAGGGTTTCCCGGAAGAACATCCTCAGGTTACAACTTTTTTGAAAAATTTTATAATAAAATCAGAAACCCAAAGTTTACTTAGTTATCAAATTGGTGAAAAAGAAAAAGACGCAGATGAATTTGCAAAAAAATGGGTTAAAGATAATATTTATC